From one Chlamydiifrater phoenicopteri genomic stretch:
- a CDS encoding MqnA/MqnD/SBP family protein — MTFSQNTLSAAFSPCPNDIFLFRSFIKKEQGFELLPNVTLSDIDTLNAMACEQAFPLLKISAAHYPSVMKNYRMLPVGAAIGFSCGPLLVAKANSSLSAIKSVAVPGIETTAAALVRMFFPSMELLTIPYDKILDAIENDLVHAGVIIHESRFSYDQNSLKVVEDLGLKWEKQTSLPLPLGCLVLSREVSDSEQLSIIKLLQKSLSRSLCEENEDALSLALTYAKEKDPSVIKKFSQTYISQDTMLLSPIGEKAFTRLWDSVHAASKKN; from the coding sequence ATGACCTTCTCACAAAATACTTTGTCTGCAGCTTTTTCTCCATGCCCCAACGACATCTTTTTATTTCGTTCATTTATCAAAAAAGAGCAAGGATTTGAATTGCTCCCAAACGTAACACTATCCGATATAGACACCCTCAATGCCATGGCTTGTGAGCAAGCCTTTCCTTTGTTGAAAATTTCTGCTGCTCACTATCCTTCCGTCATGAAAAATTATCGAATGCTACCAGTAGGCGCTGCTATAGGTTTTTCTTGTGGCCCCTTGCTAGTAGCTAAGGCTAATTCCTCCCTATCCGCCATCAAATCTGTTGCCGTCCCTGGAATAGAGACTACAGCAGCAGCTTTAGTACGCATGTTTTTCCCTTCAATGGAACTTCTCACTATCCCTTATGATAAAATTCTAGACGCTATTGAAAATGATCTCGTTCATGCAGGAGTAATTATCCACGAAAGCAGATTTTCCTATGATCAAAATTCCTTAAAGGTTGTCGAAGACCTGGGATTAAAATGGGAAAAACAAACTTCTCTTCCTCTACCCCTAGGCTGTCTAGTGCTATCTAGAGAAGTCTCAGACTCAGAACAACTCTCTATTATTAAGCTCTTACAAAAATCTTTGTCTCGCTCTCTCTGTGAAGAAAATGAAGACGCTTTGTCTCTAGCTCTTACGTATGCTAAAGAAAAAGACCCTTCTGTTATTAAGAAGTTTTCTCAAACTTATATCTCACAAGACACCATGCTGCTCTCCCCTATTGGGGAAAAAGCCTTCACCAGACTGTGGGATTCTGTACATGCCGCATCCAAAAAAAACTAA
- a CDS encoding ABC transporter ATP-binding protein, with product MKLLLKAVLRRKKRLFLLGFSLLSIIGYSLASQAEILSLGVIVKTGPDAFQLFGRKDVCDGSQLASTPKEIDRKSLLESFDKISGGGDSITLRQANAYLARNTSGPKKVSITKKIASSIDSWLKLSNASTSYKKFYLLVGVLALVAAFKAITLFFVRYLTMLISIRVSKDLRYEYFSSLQKLPMSFFHSYGIGNLSSRITMDSEQIAEAVNSLFVNYVHAPAMFLLTLAVCYSISWQFSLTVFLGFPILVLPVVFLAKKIKSIARSVQVNKSSFSSILIDFLSGIMTIKLFCTEEFSLQKYSAYNERVAKLEEKSARYGIAPRPILHAAASLFLAIVMLIGLYVFSITPSDLLVFCGLLYLVYEPIKKFADENTQIMKGCAAAERFFEVINLCKEQDGQSKQKSFSGMLSTLEFRNVVFGYGEKINVREPVLRGISFSVKKGESVGIVGPTGSGKSTIMKLLPRLYEIDSGEILIDGCSISSYNVQSLREHIACVPQKPFLFYDSILNNLLLGKIFSKEEVLAALRDAHATEFIDKMPDGIHSILEESGKNLSGGQQQRLTIARALLKKASILLLDEATSSLDAVSENYIKEIISSLKGSCTQIIIAHKLSTLEHVDRIIYVENGRKIAEGTKEELLQSCPGFREMWMLSNSINSAAASSNAIEEEMCSSLVEQ from the coding sequence ATGAAGCTACTGCTGAAGGCGGTTCTCAGACGTAAGAAACGTCTCTTTTTACTCGGTTTTTCTCTGTTATCAATAATAGGGTACTCCTTGGCTTCTCAAGCAGAGATCCTTTCTTTGGGGGTTATTGTTAAGACAGGTCCCGACGCCTTTCAGTTGTTTGGTAGAAAGGATGTTTGCGATGGCTCTCAACTAGCGTCGACACCAAAAGAAATTGATAGAAAAAGTTTGTTAGAATCTTTTGATAAGATTTCTGGTGGAGGCGATTCTATAACACTACGTCAAGCCAACGCCTACTTAGCTCGAAATACTTCAGGACCCAAAAAGGTTTCTATAACAAAAAAAATTGCCTCATCAATAGACAGTTGGTTAAAACTTTCTAACGCCTCTACTTCTTACAAAAAGTTCTACCTTTTAGTTGGAGTCCTCGCTTTAGTAGCAGCTTTTAAAGCCATCACGTTGTTCTTCGTTCGTTATCTAACTATGCTTATCTCAATAAGAGTAAGTAAAGATTTGCGGTACGAGTATTTCTCCTCTCTTCAAAAATTACCAATGTCTTTTTTTCATTCATACGGCATAGGGAATCTCAGCAGTCGAATTACTATGGATTCTGAACAGATAGCCGAGGCTGTGAATTCACTATTTGTCAACTATGTCCATGCACCAGCAATGTTTCTTTTAACTTTGGCTGTTTGTTATTCCATATCATGGCAATTCTCTCTTACAGTGTTTCTTGGTTTTCCTATCCTCGTGTTGCCTGTGGTCTTCTTAGCAAAAAAGATTAAATCTATTGCCCGTAGTGTGCAGGTTAACAAGTCGAGTTTCTCTTCTATCCTTATTGATTTTCTTTCGGGAATAATGACTATCAAGTTGTTTTGTACGGAGGAGTTTTCTTTACAGAAGTATAGTGCCTATAATGAAAGAGTGGCCAAGTTAGAAGAAAAGAGCGCTCGCTATGGGATTGCTCCTAGGCCTATACTACATGCTGCAGCCTCTCTGTTTCTGGCTATAGTTATGCTCATAGGATTGTATGTGTTTTCTATAACGCCTTCTGACTTATTAGTTTTTTGTGGGTTGTTATATCTTGTTTACGAGCCTATAAAAAAATTTGCTGATGAAAATACTCAGATTATGAAGGGGTGTGCAGCAGCAGAGAGATTCTTTGAAGTAATAAATTTATGCAAGGAGCAGGACGGACAGAGTAAACAGAAAAGCTTTTCCGGGATGCTATCAACGCTGGAATTTCGTAATGTAGTTTTTGGCTATGGAGAAAAAATAAACGTCAGGGAACCAGTTCTGCGAGGTATTTCTTTCTCTGTAAAGAAAGGAGAGTCTGTGGGTATCGTGGGCCCTACAGGGTCCGGTAAGTCTACCATTATGAAATTGTTGCCTAGGTTATATGAAATTGACTCGGGAGAAATCTTAATTGATGGCTGCTCTATTTCTAGTTATAACGTGCAGTCTTTGAGAGAGCATATAGCGTGTGTGCCACAAAAACCATTCTTGTTTTACGATTCAATATTGAATAACTTATTGTTAGGAAAAATCTTCAGCAAAGAAGAGGTTTTAGCAGCTTTAAGAGATGCCCATGCTACAGAATTTATAGACAAGATGCCCGATGGGATCCACTCTATTTTAGAAGAATCAGGGAAAAATTTGTCCGGGGGGCAGCAACAACGTTTAACGATTGCCAGGGCTTTGCTTAAAAAAGCTTCTATATTGCTTCTGGATGAAGCTACATCTTCGTTAGACGCTGTTAGCGAGAATTATATAAAAGAGATAATTAGCAGCCTTAAGGGAAGCTGCACGCAAATCATTATAGCCCACAAGTTGTCGACGCTGGAGCATGTAGACAGAATCATCTATGTGGAAAACGGGCGTAAAATAGCTGAAGGTACTAAAGAAGAACTGCTGCAAAGCTGCCCGGGCTTTAGAGAGATGTGGATGCTTTCTAACTCGATAAATAGTGCCGCGGCATCCAGCAATGCTATTGAAGAGGAAATGTGCTCCTCTTTAGTAGAACAATAA
- a CDS encoding acetyl-CoA carboxylase carboxyltransferase subunit alpha: MELLPHEKQVVEYEKTIAQFKKKNKENSLLSSSEIQKLEKRLDKLKEKIYSDLTPWERVQICRHPARPRSVNYIEAICENFVELCGDRTFREDPAVVGGLAKIGSTKFMVIGQEKGHDTASRVHRNFGMLNPEGFRKALRLAEMAEKFGFPVVFLLDTPGAYPGLTAEERGQGRAIAYNLFKLSRLATPIIVLVIGEGCSGGALGMGVGDVVGMLEHSYYSVISPEGCASILWKDPKKNSEAAAMLKMHAEDLLGFSIIDAVIKEPIGGAHHQPETAYRNVKEFILSQWNQIKDLPLEELLEKRYRKFRNIGIYEATAEGGSQT; this comes from the coding sequence ATGGAATTGCTGCCCCATGAAAAACAGGTAGTTGAGTACGAAAAGACCATAGCACAGTTTAAGAAGAAGAATAAGGAGAACTCCCTTCTGTCTTCTTCCGAGATTCAGAAATTAGAAAAACGTTTAGATAAGTTGAAAGAAAAGATTTACTCCGATTTGACGCCCTGGGAAAGAGTGCAGATTTGCCGCCATCCAGCGAGACCCAGGTCTGTCAATTATATAGAAGCCATCTGCGAAAATTTTGTTGAGTTATGCGGAGATCGAACTTTCAGAGAAGACCCTGCCGTTGTCGGAGGGTTAGCCAAAATAGGGTCTACGAAATTTATGGTCATAGGTCAGGAAAAAGGCCATGACACCGCTTCTCGGGTTCATAGAAATTTTGGAATGCTAAATCCAGAAGGCTTTCGTAAAGCCTTGCGATTGGCCGAAATGGCAGAAAAGTTCGGCTTTCCCGTGGTCTTTCTTCTAGATACCCCTGGCGCTTATCCAGGCCTTACGGCAGAGGAAAGAGGCCAAGGGCGCGCTATAGCCTATAACCTGTTCAAATTATCACGTCTTGCTACACCCATAATAGTTCTTGTTATAGGTGAAGGATGTTCCGGAGGTGCTTTAGGAATGGGTGTTGGAGATGTCGTAGGAATGCTAGAACACTCCTATTACTCAGTAATATCTCCCGAAGGATGCGCCTCTATTCTTTGGAAGGATCCTAAAAAAAATAGTGAAGCCGCAGCGATGTTAAAGATGCATGCAGAAGATCTTCTAGGGTTTTCTATCATAGATGCGGTGATAAAAGAGCCCATAGGCGGAGCACATCATCAACCAGAGACAGCTTACAGAAATGTTAAAGAATTTATTCTCTCTCAATGGAATCAGATAAAAGATCTTCCTTTGGAAGAGCTGTTAGAAAAGCGATATCGAAAATTCCGTAACATAGGCATCTATGAAGCTACTGCTGAAGGCGGTTCTCAGACGTAA
- a CDS encoding HU family DNA-binding protein, translated as MATMTKKKLISTISQDQKIHPSHVRMVIQNFLDKMTDALAKGDRLEFRDFGVLQVVERKPKIGRNPKNAAVPIHIPARRAVKFTPGKKMKKLIETPAKSS; from the coding sequence ATGGCTACTATGACTAAGAAGAAACTGATATCAACGATTTCTCAGGATCAGAAGATCCACCCCAGCCACGTGAGAATGGTGATACAAAACTTCTTGGATAAGATGACTGATGCTCTAGCAAAAGGGGATCGTTTAGAGTTCAGAGATTTTGGAGTTCTACAGGTTGTAGAGCGTAAGCCTAAAATTGGCAGAAATCCAAAAAATGCTGCTGTTCCTATTCACATTCCTGCTAGAAGAGCTGTTAAGTTTACTCCAGGGAAAAAAATGAAAAAACTCATCGAAACCCCAGCAAAATCTTCCTAG
- a CDS encoding N-acetylmuramoyl-L-alanine amidase family protein, translating to MIRRRFLLRLPLVANALVFLLVPFVCLGNATVSQRGTRPEIIYIDAGHGGKDQGTAGKNPFYEEKQLTLSLAVATQNYLRRMGYRPVMTRTSDVFVDLYRRASLANSGRADVFVSIHCNHSSNAAAFGTEVYFYNGKGAPVARVRQSEELGKQIMHAMERCGSLKSRAVKVGNFAVIRETTMPAVLVETGFLSNPKERGCLLDGRYRMRLAKGIAEGIHAYLSARGSKKASAVKSVVKATSTPVQGGKAVKPIKR from the coding sequence ATGATAAGGAGGAGGTTCTTGCTGCGATTGCCTCTAGTTGCTAATGCTTTAGTTTTTTTATTGGTTCCATTTGTTTGCTTAGGTAATGCTACTGTTTCTCAGAGAGGGACGCGACCAGAGATTATCTATATTGATGCTGGTCATGGTGGTAAGGATCAAGGAACTGCGGGTAAGAATCCTTTTTACGAAGAGAAGCAGTTAACGTTGTCTTTGGCTGTAGCTACCCAGAATTATTTACGTCGCATGGGATACCGTCCTGTTATGACGAGGACGTCGGATGTTTTTGTGGATCTCTATCGTCGAGCTTCATTGGCTAATTCTGGGCGAGCGGATGTTTTTGTAAGTATACATTGCAACCATTCCTCCAATGCAGCGGCTTTTGGTACAGAGGTGTATTTTTATAATGGTAAGGGAGCGCCTGTGGCAAGGGTTAGACAATCTGAAGAGTTAGGGAAGCAAATTATGCATGCAATGGAGCGGTGTGGATCTTTGAAATCTCGTGCAGTGAAGGTGGGTAATTTTGCTGTTATTAGAGAGACGACAATGCCGGCTGTTCTGGTTGAGACGGGTTTCTTATCTAATCCTAAGGAGAGGGGTTGCTTGTTGGACGGAAGGTACAGGATGCGTTTGGCCAAAGGCATTGCTGAAGGTATACATGCTTATTTAAGTGCCAGAGGAAGCAAAAAGGCTTCTGCGGTCAAGTCTGTCGTCAAAGCGACGTCGACTCCTGTTCAAGGAGGGAAGGCTGTTAAACCTATCAAACGGTAG
- a CDS encoding UDP-N-acetylmuramoyl-L-alanyl-D-glutamate--2,6-diaminopimelate ligase, producing the protein MRLTELLKSLEKVEYSIYGDSSKIEVRHIVVDSRVVGYGDIFIAKKGAKFDGNDFSRQAVENGAVVVVSEVYNPFLKVVQIISKDVVLIEALLAARCYGFPEEKMHIIGVTGTNGKTTVVSLIKHLSDAMGKPCGSLGTLGYVLGAQKVVGDLTTPDASSIYRYLGEMVKNGLENVAMEVSSIGLVLDRLLNVPFHTAIFTNLTLDHLDFHETWENYVKAKGLLFASLAPHSLAIFNNDSPYSKEYASLTKARVVSYGIESSCDLKASNIVLDSNGASFVVTYKGRSVPVKVPLVGVHNVYNVLAALCVAVEDFGFSLEEAAYILARSEAPRGRLERVDGGVCPVFIDYAHTPDALENVLLALKSFLPEGGRVITVFGCGGDRDKSKRAVMAQVAEKYGFSVVTTDNPRAEDPESIIREICSGFSKEDFCVEIDRKQAIKYALSVASDKDIILVAGKGHETYQIFKHRTIVFDDKEEVLAAIASSC; encoded by the coding sequence GTGAGATTAACAGAATTGCTTAAGAGTTTAGAAAAGGTCGAATACTCCATCTATGGGGATAGTTCCAAAATTGAAGTTCGGCACATTGTTGTAGATTCTCGAGTTGTGGGTTATGGTGACATTTTTATCGCAAAAAAAGGCGCTAAATTCGATGGGAATGATTTTTCTAGGCAAGCTGTAGAAAACGGCGCTGTTGTCGTTGTTTCTGAAGTCTATAATCCGTTTCTGAAAGTTGTGCAGATTATTTCTAAGGATGTCGTTCTCATTGAAGCGTTGTTAGCGGCCAGATGTTACGGCTTTCCAGAAGAAAAGATGCATATAATAGGGGTCACGGGTACCAATGGTAAAACTACTGTTGTTAGTTTAATCAAGCATTTGTCTGATGCTATGGGAAAACCCTGTGGTTCCTTAGGGACTTTGGGGTATGTTTTGGGTGCTCAAAAGGTTGTGGGAGATTTGACTACTCCTGATGCCTCCTCCATATACAGATATCTAGGCGAGATGGTGAAAAATGGTTTAGAGAATGTTGCCATGGAGGTTTCTTCTATAGGATTGGTGCTTGATAGATTGTTGAACGTACCTTTTCATACGGCAATTTTTACAAATTTGACCTTAGATCATTTAGATTTTCATGAAACATGGGAAAACTATGTGAAAGCCAAGGGATTGTTGTTTGCTTCTTTGGCTCCGCATAGTTTGGCGATATTTAATAACGACTCCCCTTATTCGAAGGAGTACGCTTCTTTGACTAAGGCTAGAGTGGTGTCTTATGGAATAGAAAGTTCTTGTGATTTAAAGGCTTCCAACATTGTTTTAGATAGCAATGGAGCTAGTTTCGTCGTTACCTATAAGGGGAGGTCTGTTCCTGTTAAGGTGCCTTTAGTAGGAGTTCACAATGTGTACAATGTTCTTGCAGCTTTATGTGTTGCTGTAGAAGATTTTGGTTTTTCTCTTGAAGAGGCCGCATATATTTTAGCAAGGAGTGAAGCTCCTCGAGGGCGGCTTGAGCGTGTGGATGGTGGAGTATGTCCTGTTTTTATTGACTATGCACATACTCCAGACGCTTTAGAAAATGTCCTTTTAGCGCTAAAAAGCTTCCTTCCTGAAGGAGGGCGAGTTATTACTGTTTTTGGTTGCGGAGGGGATAGAGACAAAAGTAAGCGTGCTGTGATGGCTCAGGTGGCGGAAAAGTATGGCTTTTCTGTTGTGACAACGGATAATCCTAGAGCGGAGGATCCAGAGAGTATTATTCGAGAAATCTGTTCAGGGTTTTCTAAGGAAGATTTTTGTGTCGAAATCGACAGGAAACAAGCGATAAAATATGCTTTGTCCGTTGCTTCTGATAAAGATATCATTCTCGTCGCAGGCAAGGGGCACGAGACGTATCAAATTTTTAAGCATCGTACAATAGTTTTTGATGATAAGGAGGAGGTTCTTGCTGCGATTGCCTCTAGTTGCTAA
- a CDS encoding peptidoglycan D,D-transpeptidase FtsI family protein has protein sequence MRKKKRLIFVVIGLFVFYSLLIARYYEIQILSGDKWAAEATMQHEFRVKEPFRRGTFFASTLSGVGVKEDFRPLVFDLTKFHIFLDPASIPDSHKEEIAERLVSLVGEGSKDFICSEMNKKSRSRKVFTWQDKECRQRILSWWRPFALKNKIPSNAIYFVTDYRRSYPAGKLLGQVLHTIREVKDEKTGRAFPTGGLEAYFNHILEGESGERKLLRSPLNRLELDQVIKMPKDGADIFLTINHHLQTIAEEELEKGVLAAKARGGRVIMMDPSSGEILALAQYPFFDPSDYKEYFNDKERIEYTKVSMVSDVFEPGSIMKPITVAIALKGNEELVSRGEQPLFSPQDPMDVTRTTFPGRASKPLRDITPRKKLNMYMAIQKSSNVYMAQLADRIVNRLGAEWYRDQLLLLGFGDTSGIELPAEASGVVPSPKRFHANGSPEWSVSTPYSLAMGYNIMATGVQMAAAYSTLLNGGYLVRPTLIKEIRTSNGQCYAIRKERGTEKLFSDSVVLELVKAMRLTTMPGGTGVRASLKGFSSGGKTGTSEKIFEGKYCKNRHISSFIGFCPANFSKNILPRFVLLVSIDDPAHIILEDGTKNYMGGRCAAPVFSAIASRALPYLGVSPENEEGACREFVRSLKQLFEEWNR, from the coding sequence ATGAGGAAGAAAAAACGATTGATTTTTGTAGTGATAGGGCTCTTTGTATTTTATTCCTTATTGATAGCTCGTTACTACGAGATCCAAATTCTTAGTGGAGATAAGTGGGCAGCAGAAGCCACTATGCAGCACGAATTCCGTGTTAAAGAACCTTTTCGTCGTGGAACTTTTTTTGCCTCTACGCTTTCGGGGGTGGGTGTGAAGGAAGATTTCCGTCCCTTGGTTTTTGATTTGACAAAGTTTCATATTTTTTTAGATCCAGCTTCTATACCGGATTCTCATAAAGAAGAAATAGCAGAGCGTCTCGTGTCTCTCGTAGGGGAGGGAAGCAAGGACTTCATTTGTTCTGAGATGAACAAAAAGTCCCGTAGTCGCAAGGTGTTTACATGGCAAGACAAGGAGTGTAGGCAAAGAATATTAAGTTGGTGGCGTCCCTTTGCTCTTAAGAACAAGATACCTTCGAATGCGATTTATTTTGTAACAGATTACAGGAGATCTTACCCCGCTGGCAAACTTTTAGGACAAGTTTTGCATACTATAAGGGAGGTCAAGGATGAGAAAACGGGAAGAGCATTTCCCACGGGGGGGCTAGAAGCATATTTTAACCATATTTTAGAGGGCGAGTCTGGGGAGCGAAAGTTGTTAAGATCGCCTTTGAATAGGTTAGAATTGGACCAAGTTATTAAGATGCCAAAGGATGGAGCAGATATTTTTCTCACGATCAACCATCATTTGCAAACTATCGCGGAAGAAGAGTTAGAAAAAGGGGTTCTGGCAGCCAAAGCTAGGGGAGGGCGGGTAATAATGATGGACCCTTCTTCGGGCGAGATTTTGGCTTTGGCTCAATATCCTTTCTTTGATCCTAGTGATTACAAGGAGTATTTTAATGATAAGGAGAGGATAGAATACACTAAAGTGTCTATGGTTAGTGATGTTTTTGAGCCAGGCTCTATTATGAAGCCCATCACTGTAGCCATAGCATTGAAGGGAAATGAGGAGTTAGTGAGTCGGGGAGAACAGCCCTTATTTTCTCCTCAAGATCCTATGGATGTTACCAGGACAACTTTTCCTGGAAGAGCCAGCAAGCCGTTGCGAGATATTACTCCAAGAAAAAAGTTGAACATGTACATGGCCATTCAAAAGTCTTCCAATGTTTATATGGCTCAGCTGGCGGATAGAATAGTGAATAGGCTGGGAGCAGAGTGGTATCGAGATCAATTATTACTTCTGGGATTTGGAGATACTTCTGGAATAGAACTGCCTGCGGAAGCTTCTGGTGTGGTTCCGTCTCCAAAACGTTTTCATGCTAATGGCAGTCCGGAGTGGAGTGTATCAACGCCCTATTCTTTAGCTATGGGTTATAATATCATGGCGACGGGAGTGCAGATGGCTGCTGCATACTCTACTCTTTTAAATGGCGGGTATTTAGTGCGGCCTACTTTGATAAAAGAAATACGCACATCGAATGGACAATGTTATGCGATTCGGAAGGAGCGGGGGACTGAAAAATTATTTTCAGATAGCGTAGTTCTAGAGCTTGTCAAAGCTATGAGGTTGACAACGATGCCAGGAGGTACTGGCGTCCGAGCTTCTCTGAAAGGGTTTTCTTCGGGAGGTAAGACGGGGACTTCGGAGAAAATTTTCGAAGGCAAATACTGTAAAAACCGTCACATATCATCATTCATTGGTTTTTGCCCTGCCAATTTTAGTAAAAATATTTTACCAAGATTTGTTTTACTTGTTTCTATTGATGATCCAGCCCATATTATTCTGGAGGATGGTACTAAGAATTATATGGGCGGTCGTTGTGCTGCTCCTGTTTTTTCAGCGATAGCATCCAGGGCTCTTCCCTATTTGGGAGTTTCCCCTGAGAATGAGGAAGGCGCTTGTCGGGAGTTTGTGAGGTCTTTAAAACAATTGTTCGAGGAGTGGAACCGGTAG
- the rsmH gene encoding 16S rRNA (cytosine(1402)-N(4))-methyltransferase RsmH, producing the protein MGTLEFPHISVMVNECLGCFSSMTPKFFCDVTVGAGGHAEAFLERFPSIESYRGFDRDISSLELASRRLERFSSKVSLHKASFSELKDHLQSNSIDGLLADLGMSSMQLDDPSRGFSFRWDAPLDMRMDMSEGETASDILNSRTERELGDIFRIYGEEPSWKSVAKAVVAYRRKKKILTVNDLKDATVKVFPSYRLRKKIHPLTLIFQALRVYVNNEWEQLSSLLSLALDILSPGGRIVIISFCSSEDRPVKNFFREAAAQKLGSIVTKKVVMPSKEEVQRNPRSRSAKLRCFEKSLLE; encoded by the coding sequence GTGGGTACGTTGGAATTTCCTCATATTTCTGTGATGGTTAATGAGTGTTTGGGTTGCTTTTCGTCGATGACTCCTAAGTTTTTTTGTGACGTTACCGTAGGGGCTGGTGGGCATGCAGAGGCTTTTTTAGAGAGGTTCCCTAGTATTGAGAGCTATAGAGGATTTGATAGGGATATTTCTTCGTTAGAATTAGCCTCCCGTCGATTAGAGCGTTTTTCTAGCAAAGTTTCTTTGCATAAAGCCTCTTTTAGTGAGCTGAAAGATCATTTGCAAAGTAATAGCATTGATGGTTTGCTGGCAGACTTAGGTATGTCCTCTATGCAATTGGATGATCCTTCTCGAGGATTTAGTTTTCGTTGGGATGCTCCTTTGGATATGCGTATGGATATGTCTGAAGGAGAAACGGCTTCAGATATTCTCAACAGTAGGACAGAAAGGGAGCTTGGCGATATTTTTCGAATCTATGGAGAAGAGCCTTCTTGGAAGAGTGTGGCTAAGGCTGTGGTCGCTTACCGGAGAAAGAAAAAGATTTTAACGGTCAACGACTTAAAAGATGCTACAGTGAAAGTGTTTCCTTCATATAGGCTAAGGAAAAAAATTCACCCTTTGACATTGATTTTTCAAGCGCTTCGTGTTTACGTAAATAATGAATGGGAGCAGTTATCTTCATTGCTTTCTTTGGCATTAGATATTCTGTCTCCTGGAGGGCGGATAGTGATAATTTCTTTTTGTAGTTCAGAAGATCGCCCTGTGAAGAATTTTTTTAGAGAGGCTGCAGCCCAAAAACTAGGTTCTATAGTCACAAAGAAAGTTGTCATGCCTTCTAAAGAAGAGGTTCAAAGAAATCCTAGATCGCGATCAGCAAAGTTAAGATGTTTTGAAAAAAGTCTTCTTGAATGA
- a CDS encoding DUF5399 family protein, translating into MVEIFNYNTSVYERYASETKVINDFRKELNLDSSFIRDVAGHTRILDFTPKPSALTTLMGLDQKTQWAFFSPPPGYFKQRFSTPYLVPSLGSSDNQDADIEKLSSFLKVLTNGRFDYKSKVHGSFDQQDPDQDDDDDDETEDPKIQEGKTLLKALDLGIKSSNVMIDYIISRIFQFVQG; encoded by the coding sequence GTGGTCGAAATTTTTAATTACAACACCTCTGTATATGAAAGATATGCATCCGAAACAAAGGTTATCAATGATTTCCGAAAGGAATTGAATCTTGACTCCTCCTTTATTCGGGATGTTGCCGGCCACACTAGAATACTTGATTTCACGCCCAAACCTTCCGCTCTAACAACCCTTATGGGCCTAGATCAAAAAACTCAGTGGGCATTCTTCTCCCCACCCCCAGGATACTTTAAACAACGCTTCTCTACCCCCTACCTCGTTCCTTCTCTAGGCTCTTCGGATAACCAAGATGCTGATATAGAGAAACTCTCTTCATTCCTCAAAGTTTTGACAAACGGACGTTTCGATTACAAGAGTAAGGTCCATGGATCCTTCGATCAGCAAGACCCAGATCAAGACGACGATGATGATGATGAAACAGAAGACCCCAAAATCCAAGAAGGAAAAACTCTTTTGAAAGCGTTGGATCTCGGAATAAAATCCTCTAACGTCATGATCGACTACATAATCTCTCGTATTTTCCAATTTGTTCAAGGATAA
- a CDS encoding CDC27 family protein has translation MIDNEWKAVLGWEDDHLEELRIAGYSFLRQGHYKKALLFFEALVILDPVSAYDHQILGALYLQLGKNQKALTTLDKALRLKGDHLPTLINKTKALFCLNRIAEAAAIANYLKTCSDPIIASDAEALLMSYVKKDSTTKKVPAFSA, from the coding sequence ATGATTGATAACGAATGGAAAGCCGTTTTAGGTTGGGAAGATGACCATTTAGAAGAGCTTCGTATAGCGGGATACTCATTCTTAAGGCAAGGACATTACAAAAAAGCTCTGCTGTTTTTTGAAGCTTTAGTTATCTTGGATCCCGTTAGCGCCTACGACCATCAAATTCTAGGAGCTCTTTACCTCCAATTAGGAAAAAACCAAAAAGCCCTAACAACCTTAGACAAAGCCTTAAGACTCAAAGGCGATCACCTCCCCACACTTATTAATAAAACGAAAGCACTCTTTTGTTTGAATAGGATAGCTGAAGCTGCAGCCATAGCCAACTATCTGAAAACATGCTCCGACCCTATTATAGCCAGTGATGCTGAAGCACTGTTAATGAGTTATGTCAAAAAAGACAGCACAACAAAAAAAGTTCCCGCTTTTTCTGCTTAA